A window of the Cicer arietinum cultivar CDC Frontier isolate Library 1 chromosome 6, Cicar.CDCFrontier_v2.0, whole genome shotgun sequence genome harbors these coding sequences:
- the LOC101511747 gene encoding pectinesterase inhibitor 9-like, with product MSQQKIALTLLVIFISLFLESSLAKENSQTIAYIESSCHGTLYPNLCIRCLNKFSNSTINGPQHLAHIALSVSLSKALQTRGYLLKVTKELQTINHNNKRMYLTVQDCVNQINDSFDQLSQAIKELKRLNQSSTIISDKVLWHISNVETWVSTALTDASSCVQSLPGDRMSKRVAMIKVKAKNVAEVTSNALALFHSYASRYKQVAARTTKKP from the coding sequence ATGTCACAACAAAAAATTGCCCTAACATTACTAGTCATTTTCATCTCACTCTTTTTAGAGTCTTCCCTAGCTAAAGAAAACTCCCAAACAATAGCCTACATAGAGTCCTCTTGCCATGGTACCCTCTATCCTAATCTATGCATTCGTTGCCTTAACAAATTTTCCAATTCAACCATTAATGGGCCTCAACATTTAGCCCATATTGCCTTATCGGTGAGCCTCTCTAAAGCCCTACAAACAAGAGGATACCTTTTAAAAGTGACAAAGGAACTTCAAACAATTAATCATAACAACAAAAGGATGTACCTAACCGTGCAAGATTGTGTGAATCAAATCAATGATAGTTTTGATCAACTTAGTCAAGCCatcaaagaattaaaaaggttgAACCAATCTAGCACCATCATTAGTGATAAAGTGTTGTGGCATATAAGTAATGTTGAGACATGGGTGAGCACTGCCTTAACCGATGCAAGTAGTTGTGTTCAATCATTACCAGGTGATAGGATGAGTAAAAGGGTAGCGATGATTAAGGTTAAGGCGAAGAATGTTGCTGAAGTTACTAGTAATGCACTTGCTTTGTTCCATAGTTATGCTTCTAGGTACAAGCAAGTTGCAGCTAGAACCACTAAGAAGCCTTGA
- the LOC101510453 gene encoding methionine aminopeptidase 1A — MAGESDLSVNKLSCANCGKPANLQCPKCMELKLPREGSAFCTQECFKSSWSSHKSVHLKAKLSSVGSQNSDSLGEGWLYCLKRGQSRTPKLPHFDWTGALRPYPISGKRIVPAHIVIPDWADDGIPKVEPNSDLQHTVEIKSPDLIERMRETCRIGREVLDAAARIVRPGVTTDEIDRVVHEATIAAGGYPSPLNYHFFPKSCCTSVNEVICHGIPDARKLEDGDIVNVDVTVYYKGVHGDLNETYFVGNVDEESLQLVKCTYECLEKAISIVKPGVRFREIGEVINRHASMSGFSVVKSYCGHGIGELFHCAPNIPHYGRNKAVGVMKAGQTFTIEPMINAGVWRDRLWPDGWTAVTADGKRSAQFEHTLLVTETGVEVLTGRLQTSPNVYPWLNS, encoded by the exons ATGGCTGGTGAATCTGATTTATCCGTAAATAAACTATCTTGTGCTAACTGTGGCAAACCTGCAAATCTTCA GTGTCCAAAATGCATGGAATTGAAGCTTCCACGTGAAGGTTCTGCATTCTG CACTCAGGAATGTTTCAAATCTTCATGGAGTTCCCACAAATCAGTGCATCTGAAGGCAAAGCTTTCCTCAGTTGGCTCACAGAATTCAGACTCACTGGGTGAAGGGTGGTTATATTGCTTGAAGAGAGGGCAGAGTCGAACTCCAAAGCTTCCTCACTTTGATTGGACTGG GGCGCTGCGGCCATATCCCATATCTGGTAAACGGATTGTCCCAGCTCATATTGTCATACCTGATTGGGCTGATGAT GGAATTCCCAAAGTTGAGCCGAATAGTGACCTGCAGCATACTGTTGAG ATCAAGTCTCCAGATCTAATCGAAAGAATGAGAGAAACTTGTCGG ATTGGAAGGGAGGTGTTAGATGCAGCTGCTCGGATTGTTAGGCCTGGTGTGACAACCGATGAAATTGATAGAGTAGTTCATGAGGCAACTATTGCTGCAG GAGGATACCCATCACCTCTCAATTACCATTTCTTCCCAAAGTCTTGCTGCAC GTCAGTTAATGAAGTGATCTGCCATGGAATTCCTGATGCAAG GAAGCTTGAGGATGGTGACATTGTAAATGTTGATGTCACTGTTTACTATAAAGGTGTTCATG GTGATCTAAATGAAACATACTTTGTTGGAAATGTGGACGAAGAGTCTCTCCAGTTGGTCAAATGCACATATGAGTGCCTGGAAAAGGCAATATCCATTG TTAAACCTGGGGTACGATTCCGTGAAATTGGTGAAGTTATTAATCGTCACGCTTCAATGTCTGGCTTCTCAGTG GTAAAATCATATTGTGGTCATGGAATTGGAGAGCTTTTCCATTGTGCACCAAACATTCCTCATTATGGAA GAAATAAAGCTGTTGGTGTGATGAAGGCTGGTCAGACCTTTACAATTGAACCAATGATCAATGCAG GTGTCTGGCGTGATCGACTGTGGCCTGATGGATGGACTGCTGTTACAGCAGATGGTAAACGAAGTGCTCAATTTGAACACACTCTTTTG GTGACAGAAACTGGTGTTGAAGTTTTAACTGGGAGGTTGCAGACATCACCCAATGTTTATCCTTGGTTAAATTCATAA